A window of the Besnoitia besnoiti strain Bb-Ger1 chromosome VI, whole genome shotgun sequence genome harbors these coding sequences:
- a CDS encoding hypothetical protein (encoded by transcript BESB_066580) has protein sequence MSAYDTAIRGKLSLKGKGLPSNDKKKRKRRRDEEAREEEREMKREKLEKTNTEEEEQKTKKAANGEGERETQQHTPEEDAEEIDEDLLLLEEEQNPNWTPAEKAFRLAQKKREKERVNERLKFTHRQRMEKLNAHLASLSEHFDQPRVGPG, from the exons ATGTCCGCGTACGACACTGCGATTCGCGGCAAGCTCTCGCTGAAGGGCAAGGGGCTGCCCTCGAACgacaagaagaagcgaaagcgcaggagagacgaagaggcgcgcgaggaggagagggagatgAAGCGCGAAAAACTCGAAAAGACAAAcaccgaggaggaagagcagAAGACCAAGAAGGCAGCGAATGGCGAAGGGGAGCgtgagacgcagcagcacacgcctgaagaagacgcagaggaaa TCGATGAGGATTTGCTGCTTCTTGAAGAGGAACAGAATCCGAACTGGAcgcccgcggagaaggcctTCCGCTtggcgcagaaaaaacgagaaaagGAGCGAGTCAACGAGCGGCTCAAGTTCACGCATCGCCAGCGAATGGAGAAGCTGAATGCGCATCTGGCGTCGCTTTCAGAGC ACTTTGACCAGCCTCGCGTCGGCCCTGGTTGA